From Halalkalicoccus subterraneus, one genomic window encodes:
- a CDS encoding C-terminal binding protein — translation MSSTVLVTDFDFPDLDIERELAGEAGIDLETAAADGPEDVIEAARGVDADALLAQYAPITRAVFEELDLAVVGRYGIGVDSVDLEAAGDHGVPVVNVPDYCQDEVAEHALALALSCVRETARFDARITDGEWDWTAGRPINRLQGATVGFVGFGSIPECLAAKASGFDFKYLAYDPYRSVEELDEAGVEKVGLEELLERSRIVSVHTPLTDETHELIAAEAFATMREDAVLVNTARGAVVDTTALAAAIEAGEIAGAGLDVLPEEPPEESALFDLEDVVLTPHVAWYSEESITELRETVTRDVLSVLADNEPTNPV, via the coding sequence ATGAGTTCGACGGTTCTCGTCACCGACTTCGACTTCCCCGACCTCGACATCGAGCGGGAACTCGCCGGGGAGGCGGGCATCGACCTCGAAACTGCGGCCGCCGACGGACCCGAGGACGTGATCGAGGCTGCCCGTGGGGTCGACGCGGACGCCCTGCTCGCCCAGTACGCGCCGATCACCCGGGCGGTCTTCGAGGAACTCGACCTCGCGGTCGTCGGCCGCTACGGCATCGGCGTCGACAGCGTGGACCTCGAAGCGGCGGGCGATCACGGCGTCCCGGTCGTGAACGTCCCCGATTACTGTCAGGACGAGGTCGCCGAACACGCCCTCGCGTTGGCCCTGTCCTGTGTCCGCGAGACGGCCCGGTTCGACGCCCGGATCACGGACGGGGAGTGGGACTGGACGGCCGGCAGGCCCATCAACCGCCTGCAGGGCGCGACGGTCGGCTTCGTCGGCTTCGGGTCGATTCCCGAGTGCCTCGCCGCCAAAGCGTCGGGGTTCGATTTCAAATACCTCGCGTACGACCCCTACCGCTCGGTAGAGGAACTCGACGAGGCCGGCGTCGAGAAAGTAGGGTTGGAGGAGCTCCTCGAACGCTCACGGATCGTCTCGGTCCACACGCCGCTGACCGACGAGACCCACGAACTGATCGCCGCCGAGGCCTTTGCGACCATGCGTGAGGACGCGGTGCTCGTGAACACCGCCCGTGGAGCGGTCGTCGACACGACGGCGCTCGCGGCGGCGATCGAGGCCGGCGAGATCGCTGGTGCCGGATTGGACGTCCTGCCCGAGGAACCGCCCGAGGAGTCGGCGCTGTTTGATCTGGAAGACGTGGTCCTGACGCCCCACGTGGCGTGGTACTCCGAGGAATCGATCACCGAGTTGCGCGAGACGGTCACTCGCGACGTGTTGTCGGTGCTGGCGGACAACGAGCCGACCAATCCGGTGTAG